Proteins encoded within one genomic window of Paenarthrobacter sp. JL.01a:
- a CDS encoding polysaccharide deacetylase family protein gives MGDSKRRPLAGRRSVLLGMAGLAAAVMSGCADGGAGALPTLPEQDVAREHLRPSGPATPPPSIAGKSSEQAAAARAQPSSKPPVLPNKTTILAEFAGRQPKEWGLHVTGVINEAPSRQAALTFDACGGPGGSECDHELLRTLRRLNVPATLFVNNRWIRANPSLSAELAADPLFELANHGTSHLPLSVNGKSAYGITGTANASAAFDELAGNQQAMHDTFGKSPQFFRPGTAFYDDVTAAMTRRLGMIPVNFTINGDGGATFPAATVATEVGRAGPGDIVISHFNKPAGATAEGYARILPRLLDKGITFGRLGDVL, from the coding sequence ATGGGGGATTCCAAGCGGCGGCCTTTGGCCGGCCGTAGGTCAGTGCTGCTTGGAATGGCGGGCTTGGCGGCCGCGGTTATGTCGGGATGCGCCGACGGGGGCGCAGGAGCGCTCCCAACCCTTCCTGAACAGGATGTGGCGCGGGAACACCTGCGGCCGTCGGGACCGGCCACGCCGCCTCCATCCATTGCCGGCAAATCCAGCGAGCAGGCCGCTGCGGCCCGGGCACAGCCGAGCTCCAAGCCCCCGGTTTTGCCGAACAAAACGACGATCCTGGCGGAGTTCGCGGGCCGGCAGCCCAAGGAATGGGGGCTGCACGTTACGGGCGTCATCAACGAAGCTCCTTCCAGGCAGGCAGCCCTGACATTCGATGCCTGCGGCGGACCGGGCGGCTCCGAGTGCGACCACGAGCTGCTGCGGACCCTGCGCAGGCTCAATGTGCCGGCGACCCTCTTCGTCAACAACCGCTGGATCCGTGCCAATCCGTCGCTCTCCGCCGAGTTGGCGGCAGATCCGCTGTTCGAGCTCGCCAACCACGGCACGTCGCATCTGCCATTGTCCGTGAACGGCAAGTCAGCTTACGGAATCACCGGAACGGCGAATGCGTCGGCGGCGTTTGACGAACTCGCCGGCAACCAACAAGCGATGCACGACACTTTCGGGAAATCGCCGCAGTTCTTCCGGCCCGGCACTGCGTTCTACGACGACGTCACGGCAGCGATGACGCGCAGGCTCGGGATGATACCGGTGAACTTCACGATCAATGGCGACGGCGGGGCAACATTTCCGGCCGCAACTGTCGCCACCGAGGTGGGGCGGGCAGGCCCGGGAGATATCGTCATTTCCCACTTCAACAAGCCGGCGGGCGCGACAGCGGAAGGCTATGCGCGCATTCTGCCTCGGTTGCTGGACAAGGGCATTACCTTTGGCCGGCTGGGCGACGTGCTCTAG
- a CDS encoding GNAT family N-acetyltransferase — MADSKEHNTAKYSVERFPVVADRNDAGYDRSTRWVQAVSHGFHQQRRDDEYLAKTLAAYQTDKRELTGVYVTGQVPEHSLAADVPVATYATMRKTLNIGFGRTLESNLITSVTVRGTHRRNGILRGMITADLEGAKDDGLAMAALTASEGSIYGRFGFGVATFERSITVDTGPRFQLKGQASGTVEVADPSVLLDVAPQVFAKVHHLSPGSVDRQEYYRLVASGSIGHDGKPDLSVRSALHYDASGTLDGYVSYRFKGWDHKPYTMEIVDLVAASNAAYLDLWRFLGSIDLIEQVTWVEAPVDDPLAWALEDPRCIEASDVRDMLWLRILDTRAALEARRFPVSDRLVLQVTDSLGLAEGTWVLESDGGAAAVVSDATGTAPDLSMDATDLASIYLGAVSPVTLAAAGRLHEHTPGSAFRAQQLFTVERPAHCLTHF, encoded by the coding sequence GTGGCTGATTCCAAGGAACACAACACCGCAAAATATTCCGTCGAGAGATTCCCCGTTGTTGCCGATCGCAATGATGCGGGGTATGACCGTTCAACCCGTTGGGTGCAGGCAGTCTCCCACGGGTTCCACCAGCAGCGGCGGGACGACGAGTACCTCGCCAAGACCTTGGCGGCTTACCAAACAGACAAGCGTGAGCTGACCGGCGTCTACGTCACAGGTCAGGTGCCAGAGCATTCGCTGGCTGCCGACGTTCCCGTGGCAACCTACGCCACTATGCGCAAGACGCTGAACATTGGCTTTGGGCGCACGCTCGAGTCCAACCTGATTACGTCCGTGACGGTCCGCGGTACCCACCGACGCAACGGAATCCTGCGGGGGATGATTACCGCGGACCTGGAAGGTGCCAAGGATGACGGCCTTGCCATGGCGGCACTGACTGCGTCCGAAGGTTCCATTTACGGGCGCTTCGGATTCGGAGTCGCCACCTTTGAACGCAGCATCACTGTGGACACAGGACCGCGCTTCCAGCTAAAGGGGCAGGCTTCGGGGACTGTTGAAGTCGCCGACCCGTCTGTCCTCCTGGACGTGGCACCGCAGGTCTTTGCCAAGGTCCACCATCTTTCACCCGGGTCCGTGGACCGGCAGGAGTATTACCGGCTTGTTGCCTCAGGGTCGATCGGCCATGACGGCAAGCCCGACCTCTCCGTTCGTTCAGCGTTGCACTACGACGCTTCCGGGACCTTGGATGGCTATGTGTCGTACCGGTTCAAGGGCTGGGACCACAAGCCGTACACCATGGAGATCGTGGATCTCGTGGCAGCAAGCAATGCGGCCTACCTTGACCTGTGGCGTTTCCTGGGCAGCATCGACCTCATTGAGCAGGTGACGTGGGTCGAAGCTCCCGTGGATGATCCTTTGGCGTGGGCGCTTGAAGATCCGCGGTGCATCGAGGCCTCCGACGTCCGCGACATGCTGTGGCTCAGGATCCTTGATACCCGGGCAGCCCTTGAGGCCAGGCGCTTCCCTGTGTCCGACCGTTTGGTTCTGCAGGTTACGGACTCCCTGGGCCTGGCGGAGGGCACTTGGGTTCTGGAGTCCGACGGCGGTGCTGCCGCCGTCGTCAGTGACGCCACTGGAACCGCGCCCGATCTCAGCATGGACGCCACCGACCTCGCTTCGATCTACCTGGGTGCGGTTTCGCCGGTGACGCTGGCCGCAGCGGGTCGCCTCCACGAGCACACCCCGGGCTCTGCCTTCAGGGCGCAGCAATTGTTCACAGTGGAACGCCCGGCCCACTGTCTGACACACTTCTAA